From Rhodanobacteraceae bacterium, the proteins below share one genomic window:
- a CDS encoding Translation initiation factor 1, protein MAKDDVIEMEGTVQETLPNTMFRVQLENGHVVTAHISGRMRKHYIRILTGDKVKVEMTPYDLTKGRITYRMK, encoded by the coding sequence ATGGCCAAAGACGACGTCATCGAAATGGAAGGCACGGTGCAGGAAACCCTGCCCAACACCATGTTCCGCGTGCAGCTGGAAAACGGGCACGTCGTCACTGCGCACATCTCGGGACGCATGCGCAAGCATTACATCCGCATCCTCACCGGCGACAAGGTGAAGGTGGAAATGACGCCTTACGACCTCACCAAGGGGCGCATCACATACCGGATGAAATGA
- a CDS encoding Phosphoserine aminotransferase has protein sequence MSRAWNFSAGPAAMPEDVLKRAQQELLEWNGARASVMEVSHRGKAFMEMAVRIEADLRELLAVPPNYKVLFLQGGATQHFAQVPMNIAADGQRADYIVNGHWGEKAASEAALYAAPHVAATSKAGGYRSIPDRAGWDLDPNAAYVHVTTNETIHGVEMRDIPDVGGVPLVADMSSDILSQPLDVSKFGLIYAGAQKNIGPSGLVVMIVREDLLQRHPRPLPKIFRYAEYAAADSMLNTPNTWGWYLAGLTFQWLKEQGGLAEMGRRNQAKGDALYRAIDGSDGYYRNDVDRAARSRMNVIFNLHDAALEPLFVAEAADAGLLALKGHRALGGIRASIYNAVPIEGVRALCDFMAEFRRTHG, from the coding sequence ATGTCGCGAGCGTGGAACTTCAGTGCCGGCCCGGCCGCGATGCCGGAAGACGTCTTGAAACGCGCCCAGCAGGAATTGCTGGAATGGAATGGCGCACGCGCATCCGTGATGGAGGTGAGCCATCGCGGCAAGGCCTTCATGGAAATGGCCGTGCGCATCGAGGCCGATCTGCGCGAGCTGCTGGCGGTTCCGCCGAACTACAAGGTGCTGTTCCTGCAAGGCGGCGCCACCCAGCACTTCGCGCAGGTGCCGATGAACATCGCGGCCGACGGCCAGCGCGCGGATTACATCGTCAACGGCCACTGGGGCGAGAAGGCCGCCAGCGAGGCCGCGCTGTACGCGGCGCCGCATGTCGCCGCGACATCGAAGGCCGGCGGTTATCGATCCATTCCCGATCGTGCGGGCTGGGATCTCGATCCCAACGCCGCGTACGTGCACGTCACCACCAACGAAACCATCCACGGCGTGGAGATGCGCGATATCCCCGATGTCGGCGGCGTGCCACTCGTTGCCGACATGTCCTCGGACATCCTGTCGCAACCGCTGGACGTCTCGAAGTTCGGGCTGATCTACGCGGGCGCGCAGAAGAACATCGGCCCGTCCGGGCTGGTGGTGATGATCGTGCGTGAGGACTTGCTGCAGCGTCACCCGCGTCCGCTTCCGAAGATATTTCGCTACGCCGAATACGCCGCCGCGGATTCGATGTTGAACACGCCCAATACCTGGGGCTGGTATCTCGCGGGGCTGACGTTCCAGTGGCTGAAGGAGCAGGGCGGTCTCGCCGAGATGGGACGGCGCAACCAGGCCAAGGGCGACGCGCTGTACCGTGCCATCGACGGTTCCGACGGTTATTACCGCAACGATGTCGATCGGGCCGCGCGTTCGCGGATGAACGTGATCTTCAACCTGCACGATGCCGCGCTCGAACCGCTGTTCGTGGCGGAAGCCGCTGACGCAGGATTGCTGGCGCTGAAAGGGCACCGCGCGCTCGGTGGCATCCGCGCATCCATTTACAACGCGGTGCCGATCGAAGGCGTGCGTGCGTTGTGCGATTTCATGGCGGAGTTCCGGCGTACCCATGGGTGA
- a CDS encoding 3-phosphoshikimate 1-carboxyvinyltransferase, whose translation MSERLDWIASPAAKPLRGEITVPGDKSISHRAVMLSALAEGTSRIEGFLEGEDTRATARIFAQMGVRIEAPSPGERVVRGTGLHGLRAPEGVLDCGNSGTAMRLLCGVLAGQRFDSNLAGDTSLSKRPMRRVTEPLSRMGAVIEAAESGVPPLRVRGDQALHGIDYTSPIASAQVKSAVLLAGLYAEGETTITEPRPTRDYTERMLAALGWPIEFGPGRARLSGGHTLRAADIDVPADFSSAAFFIVAASIVPGSELMLHGVGMNPRRIGLLHVLRAMGANISEANAHDAGGEPVADLVVRHATLRGIDVPVEHVADMIDEFPALFVAAACADGVTTIRGAEELRVKESDRIAVMAAGLRALGIRIEEMPDGAVIEGGALHGGTVESHGDHRCAMAFAVAGAIARGAVTIRDCANVATSFPGFIDLANSCGLAVHAA comes from the coding sequence GTGAGCGAACGGCTGGACTGGATCGCGTCGCCCGCCGCCAAGCCATTGCGCGGCGAAATCACGGTGCCCGGTGACAAATCGATTTCCCATCGCGCGGTCATGCTGTCCGCGCTGGCCGAAGGCACGTCGCGCATCGAAGGATTCCTGGAAGGCGAAGACACCCGCGCGACCGCGCGCATCTTTGCGCAAATGGGCGTGCGCATCGAGGCGCCGTCGCCGGGCGAGCGCGTGGTGCGTGGCACCGGCTTGCACGGTTTGCGCGCACCGGAAGGCGTGCTCGATTGCGGCAATTCCGGCACCGCGATGCGCTTGTTGTGCGGGGTGCTGGCGGGGCAGCGATTCGATTCGAATTTGGCGGGCGATACGTCGTTGTCGAAACGGCCGATGCGGCGCGTCACCGAACCGCTGTCACGGATGGGCGCCGTCATCGAAGCCGCCGAAAGCGGGGTGCCACCCCTGCGCGTACGCGGCGATCAGGCCTTGCACGGCATCGACTACACATCGCCGATCGCCAGCGCGCAGGTGAAATCGGCGGTGCTGCTGGCAGGCTTGTACGCGGAGGGCGAAACCACCATCACCGAACCGCGGCCGACCCGCGACTACACCGAACGCATGCTGGCCGCATTGGGTTGGCCGATCGAATTCGGGCCGGGAAGGGCGCGGCTGTCGGGTGGCCACACACTGCGCGCCGCTGACATCGACGTGCCCGCGGATTTTTCCTCGGCGGCATTCTTCATCGTCGCTGCAAGCATCGTTCCGGGTTCGGAGCTGATGCTGCATGGCGTGGGCATGAACCCGCGCCGCATCGGCCTGCTGCACGTGTTGCGCGCGATGGGCGCGAACATCAGCGAAGCGAACGCACACGACGCGGGCGGCGAACCGGTCGCCGATCTGGTCGTGCGCCATGCAACCTTGCGCGGTATCGACGTGCCGGTGGAACACGTCGCCGACATGATCGACGAATTCCCCGCGCTGTTCGTCGCGGCGGCGTGCGCGGACGGCGTCACCACGATCCGCGGCGCGGAAGAGTTGCGCGTCAAGGAATCCGACCGGATCGCGGTGATGGCCGCGGGCTTGCGCGCGCTGGGCATCCGCATCGAGGAAATGCCGGACGGCGCGGTGATCGAAGGCGGTGCGTTGCACGGCGGCACGGTCGAATCGCACGGCGATCATCGTTGCGCGATGGCGTTCGCCGTGGCCGGTGCCATTGCGCGCGGCGCGGTCACGATCCGCGATTGCGCCAACGTTGCGACCTCGTTTCCCGGCTTCATCGATCTCGCGAACAGCTGTGGCCTGGCGGTGCATGCAGCCTGA